One genomic segment of Musa acuminata AAA Group cultivar baxijiao chromosome BXJ3-3, Cavendish_Baxijiao_AAA, whole genome shotgun sequence includes these proteins:
- the LOC103974784 gene encoding receptor-like protein EIX2, whose translation MAAAGSGSFQFGRIASKRLMMLVALLLVSCCLGHGFGDEDHVEVEGISSSCMESERRALLAIKSDMYDPGDRFSSWTGKDCCGWRGVACDNTTGHVTKLDLSYHDTYTYTYTYTCDMWDVFYDVETIGASKVNSSLQELKYLKYLDLSMNNFSHAPVPRVIASLVHLEYLNLSYAMFYGLVPPQLGNLSNLRYLDLQGRYYDRYHDDFLHVDNLDWLSRIPSLKYLDMSNLDLSKATNWFYVINSIPTLEVLHLSYAELPSVPSPLLPFNLTAIATLDLSGNSNVTSAMLRWLSNATSLENLVLSGCRSLTIESVQVALGALLNLKELDLTGNSLKGEILEILNNVSSRGLKHLDLRWNQLSGDIPPGSLRDLEYLDLSTNLIVDVHILASLGNLTNLRHLDLKCNAISGEIPPIVEDAVRLEYLDLSFNGIIGKIPQAIGNLSNLLELHLSGNKIVGWIPSSIGNLTNLVHLDLSYNDIVGWIPPSIGNLSNLLELHLSGNKIVGWISPSIGNLTNLVYLDLSMNNISGYIPETLGTLIHMEELYLFNNRISGQIPETIWDLQNLRILFLSNNHMSGQIPKKIGKLHYLQNLDMSYNNLSGQIPTTIGKLHYLLYLGMSYNNLSGQIPTTLGDLCNLTWLDLSFNNIGGDLTNLFYGLSTCSQGASISFLALKGNNLTGIIPSSMGQLSQLQQVDLSSNSLAGNITEAHFLNLTRLSELIIASNSLNVMLPNDWRPPFSAKIIDLSFCHLRGKFPEWFQTQQQLQRLFLSGVGVSGSLPIWFSNFSEGLEIINLSSNYLTGQLPSASQFILNLSNNLFVGPIPLSLKKATRLILLSLSHNHINGDFPSFFCNLNFLRVLDLSNNHLIGEVPDCHNSFPISLQSLHLNNNNLSGTIPSFLKHCNQLVTLDLGENKLHGEIPTWMGRNLSSLKVLLLRSNLLYGVIPENIVDLTSLQVLDLSTNNLTGSLPSSLGNFNAMVEIQNDTRSMIHVITYYYTESILITIKGLNVTYTTILSLMTCIDLSNNHLSGEIPKELTKLLGLRFLNLSKNHLTGRIPEKMGDMTLLESLDLSVNSLTGEIPSSFSSMHFLARLNLSYNNLSGKIPTSGQLSTFESWTYVGNKDLCGKPLPDCPVYQTPPDARVKHEYDEKLDKLLEYTSIVVGFVVGFWLFIGTLIMKQAIRFAFFRWIDKACDWIYVQFAVKLAKLKSKWQTMT comes from the coding sequence TTCGGCGATGAGGATCATGTCGAGGTGGAGGGAATCAGCAGCAGTTGCATGGAGAGCGAGAGGAGAGCTCTCCTCGCCATCAAATCCGATATGTACGACCCCGGCGACAGGTTTTCTTCTTGGACCGGCAAAGACTGCTGTGGGTGGAGAGGTGTGGCCTGCGACAACACCACCGGCCATGTCACCAAGCTCGACCTCAGCTACCacgacacatacacatacacatacacatacacatgcgATATGTGGGATGTGTTTTACGATGTGGAAACAATAGGCGCCAGCAAGGTAAATTCATCTTTGCAAGAActgaagtacttgaagtattTGGATTTGAGCATGAATAACTTCTCCCACGCCCCTGTGCCTCGTGTGATTGCTTCACTAGTCCACTTGGAATATCTCAATCTATCTTATGCCATGTTCTATGGACTAGTTCCTCCTCAGTTGGGGAACCTCTCCAACCTACGCTATCTCGACCTTCAGGGAAGGTattatgataggtatcatgatgattTTCTACACGTTGACAATCTCGATTGGCTCTCCCGTATTCCTTCTCTAAAATATCTTGACATGAGCAATCTCGACCTCAGCAAGGCGACCAATTGGTTTTACGTAATTAATTCTATTCCCACACTCGAAGTGCTGCATTTGAGCTATGCAGAACTGCCATCTGTTCCATCTCCTTTGCTCCCTTTCAATCTAACAGCCATCGCTACGTTGGATCTGTCTGGGAATTCCAACGTCACGTCTGCCATGCTAAGATGGCTTTCTAACGCCACCAGCCTCGAGAACCTTGTTCTTTCTGGCTGTCGGAGTCTCACTATCGAGTCGGTACAAGTTGCTCTAGGAGCTCTCCTTAATCTGAAGGAATTAGATTTAACAGGCAACTCCCTTAAAGGAGAAATTCTTGAAATTCTGAACAATGTCAGTAGCAGGGGCCTGAAGCACTTGGATTTGAGATGGAATCAATTATCTGGAGATATTCCTCCAGGGAGCCTTAGAGACCTGGAGTACCTGGACTTATCAACGAATTTAATTGTCGACGTGCATATCTTAGCTTCTCTGGGGAATCTCACAAACTTGCGACATTTAGATTTGAAATGCAATGCAATCAGCGGAGAAATTCCACCAATCGTGGAAGATGCTGTCCGATTGGAGTACCTAGATTTGTCCTTTAATGGCATCATTGGAAAAATACCACAGGCTATCGGCAACCTCAGTAACCTATTGGAATTACATTTATCAGGCAACAAAATTGTGGGATGGATACCATCGAGCATCGGCAACCTCACCAACTTGGTACACTTAGATTTATCATACAACGATATTGTCGGTTGGATACCACCGAGCATCGGCAACCTCAGTAACCTATTGGAATTACATTTATCAGGCAACAAAATTGTGGGATGGATATCACCGAGCATCGGCAACCTCACCAACTTGGTATACTTAGATTTATCAATGAATAATATTAGCGGATACATTCCAGAGACTTTGGGTACTCTCATCCATATGGAGGAATTATATTTGTTTAACAATCGTATTTCTGGACAAATACCAGAAACCATTTGGGATCTTCAAAATCTACGGATATTATTTTTAAGCAATAACCATATGTCTGGGCAGATACCAAAGAAGATCGGTAAACTCCACTACTTGCAAAACTTGGACATGTCATATAACAACTTATCAGGTCAAATACCAACGACGATCGGCAAACTCCACTACTTACTATACTTGGGCATGTCATATAACAACTTATCAGGTCAGATACCAACGACATTGGGTGATCTATGCAATTTGACCTGGTTAGATTTGTCTTTTAATAACATTGGTGGAGATCTTACAAATCTATTCTATGGTTTGTCTACTTGTTCACAAGGAGCATCTATATCATTCTTAGCCCTGAAGGGTAACAATTTAACCGGGATTATTCCTTCGAGCATGGGCCAATTATCTCAGTTACAACAGGTAGACCTCTCCTCAAACTCGCTGGCAGGCAACATCACCGAAGCACACTTTTTAAATCTTACAAGGTTATCAGAATTGATAATCGCTTCCAACTCCTTGAATGTGATGCTACCAAATGATTGGCGACCCCCTTTTAGTGCCAAGATTATCGATCTAAGCTTTTGTCATCTCAGAGGAAAATTTCCTGAATGGTTTCAGACTCAACAACAATTGCAACGGCTTTTTCTATCTGGAGTTGGAGTCTCAGGCAGCCTCCCTATTTGGTTTTCAAATTTCTCAGAAGGTTTAGAAATTATTAACTTGAGCTCCAACTATTTGACTGGTCAATTACCTTCTGCTTCTCAATTCATATTGAATCTCTCCAACAACTTATTTGTCGGACCTATTCCATTGAGCTTGAAAAAAGCTACGAGACTCattttgttatctttgtctcataATCATATCAATGGTGATTTTCCTTCCTTCTTTTGTAACCTGAATTTTCTTAGAGTTCTCGATCTATCTAACAATCACTTAATTGGAGAAGTCCCCGATTGTCATAATTCATTTCCAATCTCTCTACAATCTTTGCATTTAAATAATAACAACCTATCCGGAACAATTCCTTCCTTTTTGAAACATTGTAACCAATTAGTTACCCTTGATCTTGGTGAAaataaattgcatggagaaatacCAACATGGATGGGAAGAAACCTCTCGTCATTGAAGGTTCTTCTTCTGAGGTCAAACTTATTATATGGTGTTATCCCTGAGAACATAGTGGATCTCACTTCTCTTCAGGTATTGGATCTTTCTACCAACAATCTAACCGGTAGTCTACCATCATCTCTAGGAAATTTCAACGCCATGGTTGAGATACAAAATGATACTAGGTCAATGATTCATGTCATCACCTATTATTATACCGAGAGCATCTTAATAACCATAAAAGGATTAAATGTTACTTACACAACCATTCTCTCACTGATGACATGCATAGACTTGTCAAATAATCATCTCTCTGGTGAAATCCCAAAAGAAttgacaaaacttcttggattgcgCTTCCTAAACTTATCCAAGAATCATTTGACGGGAAGGATTCCAGAAAAGATGGGTGACATGACACTATTGGAATCGCTTGACTTATCAGTGAACAGTCTAACAGGGGAGATACCTTCGAGCTTTTCTTCTATGCATTTCCTGGCTCGTTTGAATCTGTCTTACAACAACTTATCAGGAAAAATACCCACTAGTGGTCAACTGTCGACCTTTGAATCATGGACATATGTGGGTAACAAAGACCTCTGCGGTAAGCCACTGCCAGATTGCCCTGTTTATCAAACTCCACCTGACGCCAGAGTTAAACATGAATATGATGAGAAGCTGGACAAATTATTGGAGTACACCAGTATTGTGGTCGGATTTGTGGTTGGCTTTTGGCTGTTTATTGGCACTCTCATCATGAAGCAGGCCATCAGATTCGCTTTCTTCCGATGGATCGACAAGGCCTGCGACTGGATCTATGTTCAGTTTGCAGTAAAGCTTGCGAAGCTCAAATCCAAATGGCAAACGATGACATGA